A single genomic interval of Oryzomonas sagensis harbors:
- the yrfG gene encoding GMP/IMP nucleotidase: MIIDWNTIDTVLLDMDGTLLDRHFDDHFWLEHVPKRWAARNGTTEEYARKHLHALFKSQEQTLNWTDLDYWSERLELDIPRLKQEVEHLIAVHPFVVEFLLFLRQNRKNVWLVTNAHSKTLDLKMKTTRIGTYFDGIVSAHEVGLPKEDDRFWETLQRFVSYDPTRTMLGEDSETNLATAQRYGIGYPVYISRFSSTIQPKPSPVFASIEYFSALIPEGDEKTITIFKG; this comes from the coding sequence ATGATCATTGATTGGAACACCATCGACACCGTCCTTCTGGACATGGACGGCACCCTGCTGGACCGGCACTTCGACGACCACTTCTGGCTGGAGCACGTCCCCAAACGGTGGGCCGCCCGCAACGGCACGACGGAGGAGTACGCCCGAAAGCACCTGCACGCCCTGTTCAAATCCCAGGAACAGACCCTCAACTGGACCGACCTGGACTACTGGTCCGAGCGGCTGGAACTGGACATCCCCCGGCTTAAACAGGAGGTGGAGCACCTGATCGCCGTTCACCCCTTCGTGGTGGAATTCCTGCTGTTTTTGCGGCAAAACCGCAAGAACGTCTGGCTGGTGACCAATGCCCATTCCAAGACCTTGGACCTGAAGATGAAAACCACCCGCATCGGGACATACTTCGACGGCATCGTCTCGGCGCACGAAGTCGGCCTGCCCAAGGAGGACGACCGCTTCTGGGAGACGCTCCAGAGGTTCGTCAGCTATGATCCCACCCGGACCATGCTGGGGGAAGACAGCGAAACCAACCTTGCCACGGCACAGCGATACGGCATCGGCTATCCGGTGTACATCAGCCGTTTCAGCTCCACGATTCAACCGAAACCTTCACCCGTCTTCGCCTCCATCGAGTACTTCAGTGCCCTGATACCCGAAGGCGA